CCAATAGGATCTAAAAAAGAACAAGCTACCACCCAGTACATAAATTATTGCAATATATGAAAACTTCATCCGTGAAAAAGTCTCCTTAAATTTTGAAGAGTAAAAGGCAAAATAGGCCATCATACTACCAATAGCCAGATCTGAGATACAAGACAAAGTATGTTGATACCCGTAGCCAATATAAAATGTCCGGGATATGGCGGAGAATACTATGATAGAAAGGAAGAAAGCCGGCCAATAGCGGCGTGTAAATATCTTTATAAAAACAGGCCAAAAAAGATAAAATTGTTCTTCAATCGCAATGGACCAAAGCACACCGAGTACGGCGGAGGAAGGTTGATCAAAAAAATTGTTGATGAAAAAAACGTAATGCCAAATATTGGCACTTTCCTCGTAGGAAGACCCCAAAATATCCCGTTGAATTGTCGGAATAACAAAAAAGCCAACGGCTATAATGAAATAATAAAGAGGCCATATTCTTAAAACACGGCGGATATAGAAATTACGTAAACTGATTGTTCCAAAACTCTCTTTTTCATTGATCAGCAAAAATGTAATCAGGAAACCACTTAATACGAAGAAGAAATTAACGCCGAAGATGCCCAGATGTCCAATAGACCGGAAGGCTTGATACAAAGCATGTTCCTGAATGTAGGTCTCTTCTGAATAAAAACTGTGAGCAAAGAACACAGCCAAAAAAGCAAAAAACCGAAGGCCATCAAGATTAGGAAAGTATAATTTCTTCAAGATTTCCTGGAATATTGCCCGATAAACAAAAATAGAAATAGGAAAGGTGTCATCGGAATTTTATATCTAATTAGCGTACCGAAGTTGAATGAACTAACCCCAACTGCGAAAGCAAAAATCAAACTAAAAACCAGACAAAAAGAAAGGAATGGATCTTTTGTGATCATCCTTAAGTTTCTTTTGTAGAGGGTTGCTAAAAAAAGAATGGTAATCACCAATGATTCTAACGCAGAAAGCAACATCAGCGGATTGCGGACCTCCCAAATATAGGGTCGAAAAATACTCACATTAACCCCTGCGGGTATTAGTCTAACTAAGCTTTGTACGGATCCGTCAGGCAAACCGATATCATAGCCACCTTCTCCGCCACCTCGGGCACCCCAACCATAGCGAATGTCATAAGCTGTAATAGCCGCACGTCTGGAAAAATTCTCAAGGGTATACTCACTATTAATGGAAGAAATACTTCTCAATATTAAAAATCCAAATCCCACCGTTATTGCTAAAATCAAGGGTGTAGCAACCAGTTTCAACTTCCCATGAATTCGATTAGAATATTTTACAGACACCCAAATAATAACAGCGGGAATACATGCTAATAAAATATAACTCTTAATTCCTAAAATAAGAATCGCGGCTATACAAAGAACGATTAAATACTTAATCGCAAATCTTTTTTCGATCAGGTTCATCAGTGCCCAAATCAACCACCCTAATGCCCCGAGGGTAATTGTATCTTTCAGTATTCCCGAACCCCAAAAGATCACTGAAGGAACAAAAAGGATGGATATTGCAATATTTCGCGGCTTTACATAGGGATATCTCGTTACGATTTTTGAAAAAAGTGCCCATAGCCCACTGAAACTAAATGTCGCAAAAAACAGACTCGTTGCTGAATAAGTATGAAAGGTGAATAAATCAAAAACTGCGGTAATCCTTACAATCGCGTACGATTTAGGGTCTCGGTAGTACCAAATTTTGGAGTTAAAGCTAAATGTTTCCGGATCTCTGTTATTGCCCCCAGAATCAAGGAGCAACGAAATTCCTTGTTCAAAATCTACCAAAAAAGCTTCCCAGATCCATCGGCTTCCATAGTTGAAATAATTAATGGTATCTCCTCCTCCATAATAAAACTGGTAGAGGAGTCCCAATAAGATCGCACCAAAGAATTTCACCCAAAGTGCTGGCATAAAGTATTGTCTTGTGTAAGGTGTCGTGGCAAAAGGTCTGATTAGGTAAGCGATCAGACTAAAAAGAATGATATAAATTGGCGTGACAAATAAATCCTGAG
This DNA window, taken from Cytophagales bacterium, encodes the following:
- a CDS encoding acyltransferase; the protein is MKKLYFPNLDGLRFFAFLAVFFAHSFYSEETYIQEHALYQAFRSIGHLGIFGVNFFFVLSGFLITFLLINEKESFGTISLRNFYIRRVLRIWPLYYFIIAVGFFVIPTIQRDILGSSYEESANIWHYVFFINNFFDQPSSAVLGVLWSIAIEEQFYLFWPVFIKIFTRRYWPAFFLSIIVFSAISRTFYIGYGYQHTLSCISDLAIGSMMAYFAFYSSKFKETFSRMKFSYIAIIYVLGGSLFFFRSYWADVAWLYLNERLLFSLFFSFIILEQCYSEQPLKLGRLKLITNWGKISYGLYMLHFVAIYIVAKVFELIVHETLVSVLLFEPMMAFVISILLAFLSFNFFESYFLSWKKKFNR